One Desulfovibrio sp. UIB00 DNA window includes the following coding sequences:
- the gcvT gene encoding glycine cleavage system aminomethyltransferase GcvT, with translation MSDLRTPLTAWHEAHGAKMAPFAGWLMPIQYEGIIVEHQHSRQHAGLFDICHMGEFLIEGTGADEALSKAVSHNLQTLAPGKCRYGFLLNEKGGVLDDGIIYRFGPDSFMAVVNAACAANDFAVLRARLPQSVKMTDISAETGKIDLQGPESLDVLETLLGQNFHDLGYFGFRETTWQGTPLLVSRTGYTGELGYELYIDSSVTEAFWSALLADERVKPIGLGARDTLRLEAGLPLYGHDLDENHSPAEAGMGRMMTSTADYVGRQGAQNIAEVLVPLRIDGRRAARHGDVIALADGTEVGHVTSGSFAPSLGYVIAFAWVKAAHAGAENFVVRAARTELPAARVEAPFYTEGTARKKLA, from the coding sequence ATGTCGGATCTGCGTACCCCCCTCACTGCCTGGCACGAGGCGCATGGCGCAAAAATGGCCCCCTTTGCCGGGTGGCTCATGCCCATCCAGTATGAGGGTATTATTGTCGAGCATCAGCACTCCCGCCAGCATGCAGGCCTTTTTGACATCTGCCACATGGGTGAGTTTCTTATTGAAGGCACCGGCGCGGACGAAGCCCTGAGCAAGGCCGTGAGCCATAACCTCCAGACCCTTGCCCCCGGCAAGTGCCGCTACGGTTTTTTGCTCAACGAAAAGGGCGGCGTGCTGGATGATGGCATCATCTACCGCTTCGGCCCTGATTCCTTTATGGCCGTGGTCAACGCCGCCTGCGCCGCCAACGACTTTGCCGTGCTGCGCGCTCGCCTGCCCCAAAGCGTCAAGATGACCGACATTTCCGCCGAAACCGGCAAGATCGACCTTCAGGGGCCGGAATCCCTGGACGTGCTTGAAACGTTGCTGGGTCAGAATTTTCATGATCTTGGCTACTTCGGCTTTCGCGAAACCACCTGGCAGGGTACACCCCTGCTGGTGAGCCGCACCGGCTACACCGGCGAGCTGGGCTATGAGCTGTACATTGACAGCTCCGTGACCGAGGCTTTCTGGAGCGCCCTGCTGGCTGATGAACGCGTCAAGCCCATAGGCCTTGGCGCACGCGATACCCTGCGCCTTGAGGCTGGTCTGCCCCTGTATGGGCACGATCTGGACGAGAATCACAGCCCCGCCGAGGCAGGCATGGGCCGCATGATGACCAGCACAGCCGATTATGTGGGCCGCCAAGGCGCGCAGAACATTGCCGAAGTGCTGGTGCCCCTGCGCATTGACGGCCGCCGCGCCGCCCGCCATGGCGATGTGATAGCCCTTGCTGACGGCACGGAAGTGGGCCACGTGACCAGCGGTTCGTTTGCGCCCTCGCTGGGTTATGTGATCGCCTTTGCCTGGGTCAAGGCCGCGCATGCCGGGGCCGAAAATTTTGTGGTTCGCGCCGCCAGAACGGAGCTGCCCGCCGCGCGGGTTGAAGCGCCGTTCTACACCGAAGGCACCGCGCGTAAAAAACTGGCCTGA
- the gcvH gene encoding glycine cleavage system protein GcvH → MATNPADILYSTSHEWTRIEGDEAVIGITSFAQESLGDITYVELPPVGDQLSEDKEFGSVESVKAASDLISPVTGEVVAVNEALENTPELCNSDPFGEGWIVRVKLAHKPGGLLDAAAYEAHCATEKH, encoded by the coding sequence ATGGCTACCAATCCCGCCGATATTCTGTACAGCACCAGCCACGAATGGACCCGCATCGAAGGGGACGAGGCCGTCATCGGCATCACCAGCTTTGCCCAGGAATCCCTTGGCGATATCACCTACGTGGAACTGCCCCCTGTGGGCGATCAGCTTTCTGAAGATAAGGAATTCGGCTCTGTGGAATCGGTCAAGGCCGCAAGCGACCTGATTTCTCCCGTTACGGGCGAAGTTGTGGCCGTGAACGAAGCTCTGGAAAACACCCCCGAGCTTTGCAACAGCGATCCCTTTGGCGAAGGCTGGATTGTGCGCGTCAAGCTGGCCCACAAGCCCGGCGGCCTGCTGGACGCGGCGGCTTACGAAGCTCATTGCGCCACTGAGAAACATTAA
- the gcvPA gene encoding aminomethyl-transferring glycine dehydrogenase subunit GcvPA, protein MPYIPHTPEELHEMLSVVGVRSLDELFSDIPSSMRPQSFDLPKGQSEAAVCGHLEELAAKNCPGHVSFLGAGFYNHDIPKAVDALSGRSEFYTAYTPYQAECSQGTLQAIFEFQTAVSRLMEMDCGNASVYDGGTAIFEAAMMAVRSTRRRVLVVDEAVNPIWRSMLEAYVSSLDLEIKTVPQQNGCSDMDALMAATDATCAAVIVQNPNFFGAVADYTALFAKARSNKAFGVISVYPVMQSVLKTPGEMGADVAVAEGQSLGMNLSFGGPYLGLMACRKEHIRQFPGRIVGRTTDVDGKTGYVLTLQAREQHIRRAKATSNICSNQALCALRSLIHMSLLGPQGLTRVAENNMALARYAVERLTGLKGVELLNSAPYGSEVALRLPMPAAEVVKAMTPKGVVPGYPLGKHYPGMENVLLLSCTEANNRTQIDKLAEIMGGLL, encoded by the coding sequence ATGCCATACATTCCTCATACGCCGGAAGAGTTGCATGAAATGCTCTCCGTAGTTGGCGTGCGCAGTCTGGATGAGCTTTTTTCCGACATCCCATCCAGCATGCGCCCCCAGAGCTTTGATCTGCCCAAGGGGCAGAGCGAAGCCGCCGTCTGCGGACACCTTGAAGAGCTGGCAGCCAAAAACTGCCCCGGTCATGTGTCCTTTCTCGGCGCGGGCTTTTATAATCACGACATCCCCAAGGCTGTGGACGCGCTCTCTGGCCGCAGCGAATTTTACACCGCCTACACGCCCTACCAGGCAGAATGCTCGCAGGGCACCCTGCAGGCCATTTTTGAATTCCAGACCGCCGTCAGCCGCCTGATGGAAATGGATTGCGGCAATGCCTCCGTGTATGACGGCGGCACCGCCATTTTTGAAGCCGCCATGATGGCCGTGCGCTCCACGCGCCGCCGCGTGCTGGTGGTGGACGAAGCCGTCAACCCCATCTGGCGCTCCATGCTGGAGGCCTATGTTTCCAGCCTTGATCTGGAAATCAAGACCGTCCCCCAGCAGAATGGTTGCAGCGATATGGACGCCCTCATGGCTGCCACCGACGCTACCTGCGCTGCCGTTATCGTGCAGAATCCCAACTTTTTCGGCGCGGTGGCGGACTACACGGCCCTGTTTGCCAAGGCCCGTTCCAACAAAGCCTTTGGCGTCATCTCCGTGTATCCGGTCATGCAGTCTGTGCTCAAAACCCCTGGTGAAATGGGGGCTGACGTGGCCGTGGCCGAAGGCCAGAGTCTTGGCATGAACCTCTCGTTCGGTGGCCCCTACCTCGGGCTCATGGCCTGCCGCAAGGAACACATCCGTCAGTTCCCCGGCCGCATTGTGGGCCGCACCACCGATGTGGACGGCAAAACCGGCTACGTGCTGACCCTGCAAGCCCGCGAGCAGCACATCCGCCGCGCCAAGGCTACCTCCAACATCTGCTCCAATCAGGCTCTCTGCGCCCTGCGCTCGCTCATCCACATGAGCCTGCTTGGCCCGCAGGGCCTCACCCGGGTTGCCGAAAACAACATGGCGCTTGCCCGCTACGCCGTTGAACGCCTTACCGGCCTCAAGGGCGTGGAACTGCTCAACAGCGCCCCTTACGGTTCGGAAGTGGCCCTGCGCCTGCCCATGCCCGCTGCCGAAGTGGTCAAGGCCATGACGCCCAAGGGCGTCGTGCCCGGCTATCCGCTGGGCAAGCACTATCCCGGCATGGAAAACGTGCTGCTGCTCTCGTGCACCGAGGCCAACAACCGCACCCAGATAGACAAGCTGGCCGAAATCATGGGAGGTCTGTTGTGA
- the gcvPB gene encoding aminomethyl-transferring glycine dehydrogenase subunit GcvPB has protein sequence MKTIFAKSVSGRTACCLNSDAPKAEAMLPADLLRKKAPRLPECSELDVVRHFTQLSQLNYSVDANFYPLGSCTMKYNPKFMEYVAALPGFTHLHPMMAQLEGGADCAQGALQCLYEAENLLCELTGMKAFTFQPMAGANGEFTGVKLIAAYHKAKGRNRKKMLIPDAAHGTNPASAALAGFDTINIESRDGMVDPEAIVAAIAEHGEDVAGLMMTCPNTLGLMEVHLPRIVAELRKVDALLYYDGANMNAIMGKMRMGDVGFDVVHLNVHKTLATPHGGGGPGAGPVGVTDRLLPFMPAPRVAKHPDGRFFLDYNLPQTIGPIGPFYGSFGVVIKALAYMLRLGGEGLTRASEYAVLNANYLKKKLENVLEIPFKDRFCAHEFVASAPEGLRALDIAKALLQRGIHAPTIYFPLIVHECLMAEPTETESKETLDGYVEALKEIILTGKADPQSLQELPTNLPVRRLDETAAARQMVLTADMG, from the coding sequence GTGAAAACCATTTTCGCCAAATCCGTTTCTGGGCGCACTGCCTGCTGCCTGAACAGCGACGCCCCCAAGGCTGAGGCCATGTTGCCCGCAGACCTGCTGCGCAAAAAAGCTCCCCGTCTGCCCGAATGCTCGGAACTGGACGTGGTGCGCCACTTCACCCAGCTCTCGCAGCTCAACTACAGCGTGGACGCCAATTTCTATCCCCTTGGCTCCTGCACCATGAAGTACAACCCCAAGTTCATGGAATACGTGGCGGCGCTGCCGGGCTTTACCCACCTGCACCCCATGATGGCCCAGCTTGAAGGCGGGGCCGACTGCGCTCAGGGCGCGCTGCAATGCCTGTATGAAGCCGAAAATCTGCTCTGCGAACTCACGGGCATGAAGGCCTTCACCTTCCAGCCCATGGCCGGGGCCAACGGCGAGTTCACCGGCGTCAAGCTTATTGCCGCCTACCATAAGGCCAAGGGACGCAACCGTAAAAAGATGCTCATTCCCGATGCGGCCCACGGCACCAACCCTGCCTCCGCCGCCCTTGCAGGATTTGACACCATCAATATCGAATCGCGCGACGGCATGGTGGATCCCGAAGCCATCGTGGCGGCCATTGCCGAACACGGCGAAGATGTGGCGGGCCTTATGATGACCTGCCCCAACACCCTCGGCCTCATGGAAGTGCACCTGCCCCGCATCGTGGCGGAACTGCGCAAGGTCGATGCCCTGCTGTACTATGACGGCGCGAACATGAACGCCATCATGGGCAAGATGCGCATGGGCGATGTGGGCTTTGACGTGGTGCACCTCAACGTGCACAAAACCCTTGCCACCCCGCACGGCGGCGGCGGCCCAGGCGCTGGCCCTGTGGGTGTCACTGACCGTCTGCTGCCCTTTATGCCCGCCCCGCGCGTGGCAAAGCACCCTGATGGCCGTTTCTTCCTCGATTACAATCTGCCGCAGACCATCGGCCCCATCGGCCCCTTCTACGGCAGTTTTGGCGTGGTTATCAAAGCCCTGGCCTATATGCTTCGCCTCGGCGGCGAAGGACTCACCCGCGCATCTGAATACGCGGTGCTCAACGCCAACTACCTCAAGAAAAAGCTTGAGAACGTGCTGGAGATTCCCTTCAAGGATCGTTTCTGCGCGCACGAATTTGTGGCGTCCGCACCCGAGGGGCTGCGTGCGCTGGATATCGCCAAGGCCCTGTTGCAACGCGGCATCCACGCGCCCACCATCTACTTCCCGCTTATCGTGCATGAGTGCCTCATGGCCGAACCCACGGAAACGGAAAGCAAGGAAACCCTGGATGGTTACGTTGAAGCCCTGAAGGAGATCATCCTTACGGGCAAGGCTGATCCGCAGTCTCTTCAGGAACTGCCCACCAATCTGCCCGTGCGCCGTCTGGACGAAACCGCCGCTGCGCGCCAGATGGTTCTGACGGCAGATATGGGGTAG
- a CDS encoding tRNA-specific 2-thiouridylase — MNAPHTHSPTVAVAVSGGVDSLCAVVMLHNAGFRVLALHGLFLPDGPTVAPAGLAEACAALGVPLHVADLRETFQREVLAPFAAAYAQGRTPNPCAYCNRAIKFGVLLDTALALGADKLATGHYARLVPAPDAPTTVGEDETSKAYPLLAAAADAAKDQSYFLSLVPRQRLSRALFPLYGQNKEQTRAIVAAAGLAVPLPSESQDICFAPPTAQAGMSAAEAYRPFLERHWQAAGTIAPGPGPVLLLDAAGNRREIAQHKGLWRYTEGQRKGLGIAFTEPLFVLTKDSATNTLVVGPRALLGIRTCVTGPANIALPPHLWPDRLLVRLRHRQRPCPASVQVEDACLRIMLAEPQFPTAPGQVAAVYDEEGRVLAAGVVEEMA; from the coding sequence ATGAACGCCCCCCATACACATAGCCCTACTGTAGCCGTTGCCGTGAGCGGCGGCGTGGACAGCCTGTGCGCAGTGGTCATGCTGCACAATGCGGGTTTTCGCGTATTGGCCCTGCACGGTCTTTTTTTACCAGACGGCCCAACTGTCGCCCCCGCAGGGCTGGCCGAAGCCTGCGCCGCGCTTGGGGTTCCTCTGCATGTAGCCGACCTGCGCGAGACCTTTCAGCGCGAAGTGCTGGCCCCCTTTGCCGCCGCCTATGCCCAGGGGCGCACCCCCAACCCCTGCGCCTACTGCAACCGGGCCATCAAGTTTGGCGTGCTGCTCGACACCGCCCTTGCTCTCGGTGCGGACAAGCTTGCCACCGGGCACTACGCCCGCCTTGTTCCCGCCCCAGACGCGCCAACAACTGTGGGCGAGGATGAAACTTCCAAAGCCTATCCCCTGCTTGCCGCCGCTGCGGATGCCGCCAAGGATCAGAGCTATTTTCTCAGCCTTGTGCCGCGTCAACGGTTGAGCCGCGCCCTGTTTCCGCTTTACGGGCAGAACAAGGAGCAGACCCGCGCCATTGTGGCGGCAGCAGGGCTGGCAGTTCCCCTGCCGTCCGAGAGCCAGGATATCTGTTTTGCCCCGCCCACAGCGCAGGCTGGCATGTCTGCCGCAGAAGCCTATCGCCCCTTTTTGGAGCGGCACTGGCAGGCAGCTGGCACCATCGCGCCTGGGCCGGGGCCAGTGCTCTTGCTGGACGCTGCGGGCAACAGGCGCGAAATTGCCCAGCACAAAGGCCTGTGGCGCTATACGGAGGGGCAGCGCAAGGGCCTTGGCATTGCATTTACGGAGCCGCTTTTTGTGCTGACCAAGGATAGCGCCACCAACACCCTTGTGGTCGGGCCGCGTGCTTTGCTGGGCATACGCACCTGCGTGACAGGGCCAGCAAATATCGCATTGCCGCCGCATCTTTGGCCTGACAGGTTGCTTGTACGGCTGCGGCATCGGCAGCGCCCCTGCCCGGCGAGCGTGCAGGTAGAGGATGCGTGTCTGCGCATTATGCTGGCTGAACCTCAGTTTCCCACGGCACCCGGTCAGGTGGCAGCGGTTTATGACGAAGAAGGCCGAGTGCTGGCTGCTGGCGTTGTGGAGGAGATGGCATAG
- a CDS encoding amino acid ABC transporter ATP-binding protein has protein sequence MTENSAAPIISINHVWKYFGSLPALQDVSLDIAPGERVVIIGPSGSGKSTLLRSINRLEQIDQGSIIVQGQDIQSDENNINEMRQNLGMVFQQFNLFPHKTVLENLTLAPRHLRKLSREEADARALSLLKKVGISDKANVYPAMLSGGQQQRVAIARALAMQPSIMLFDEPTSALDPEMVGEVLDVMVKLAEEGMTMVCVTHEMGFARTVADRLIFMDQGQIVEMGKPEMLFTAPRHPRLRQFLNQIL, from the coding sequence ATGACGGAAAATAGCGCCGCCCCCATTATCTCCATCAATCACGTCTGGAAGTACTTTGGTTCGCTGCCTGCCTTGCAGGATGTGAGTCTGGATATTGCTCCCGGCGAACGTGTGGTTATTATCGGCCCTTCCGGCTCCGGCAAGTCCACCCTGCTGCGTTCCATCAACAGACTGGAACAGATCGACCAGGGCAGCATTATTGTTCAGGGGCAGGATATCCAGAGCGATGAGAACAACATCAACGAGATGCGCCAGAATCTGGGCATGGTTTTCCAGCAGTTCAATCTTTTTCCGCACAAGACGGTACTGGAAAACCTCACTCTTGCCCCGCGCCACCTGCGCAAGCTCTCGCGCGAGGAGGCTGACGCCCGCGCCCTGAGTCTTCTCAAAAAGGTCGGCATCAGCGACAAGGCCAATGTGTACCCGGCCATGCTTTCGGGCGGGCAGCAGCAGCGTGTTGCCATTGCGCGCGCTCTGGCCATGCAGCCCTCCATCATGCTCTTTGACGAGCCTACATCAGCCCTTGACCCCGAAATGGTGGGCGAAGTGCTGGACGTTATGGTGAAGCTGGCAGAAGAAGGCATGACAATGGTTTGCGTAACCCACGAAATGGGCTTTGCGCGCACGGTCGCTGACCGCCTCATTTTTATGGACCAGGGCCAGATTGTGGAAATGGGCAAGCCCGAAATGCTTTTCACTGCCCCCCGCCATCCGCGCCTGCGGCAGTTCCTGAACCAGATTCTGTAG
- a CDS encoding amino acid ABC transporter permease, which translates to MHDKKDGSKGNIIMVTDGASIPDPREWRLINAWSIALVGALGTLFTLCTLWPEPYLRILLYLPDGILITFKITLLSICCAVPLGLLTGLGRISDNRLINLIASTYVEVIRGIPLLVQIFYIYYALSRFVQVSGVTSAVVAISFCYGAYMGEVFRAGITAINKGQTEAARSLGFNRYQTMRLVVLPQAMRTILPPVGNECIAMLKDTSLVSIMAVPDIMQRARSFVGTTYLYFETYTIVAIMYLIITLVLSKAVSIMESRLNYYDGK; encoded by the coding sequence ATGCACGATAAAAAAGATGGAAGCAAAGGCAACATCATTATGGTCACGGATGGCGCGTCCATCCCCGACCCGCGTGAATGGCGCCTGATAAACGCATGGTCTATCGCCCTGGTGGGCGCGCTCGGCACCCTGTTTACCCTCTGTACGCTCTGGCCCGAGCCATACCTGCGCATTCTGCTTTACCTGCCGGACGGCATACTGATCACATTCAAGATCACCCTGCTTTCCATCTGCTGTGCGGTGCCGCTGGGGCTGCTCACAGGGCTTGGTCGCATTTCGGACAACCGCCTCATAAATCTCATCGCCTCCACCTATGTGGAAGTGATACGCGGCATCCCCCTGCTTGTGCAGATATTTTACATCTACTACGCACTCTCGCGCTTTGTGCAGGTGAGCGGCGTGACCTCTGCGGTGGTTGCCATCAGTTTTTGCTACGGCGCCTACATGGGCGAAGTGTTCCGCGCGGGCATCACGGCCATCAACAAGGGCCAGACTGAAGCCGCGCGCTCGCTGGGCTTCAACCGCTACCAGACCATGCGCCTTGTGGTGCTGCCCCAGGCCATGCGCACCATTCTGCCCCCCGTTGGCAACGAATGTATCGCCATGCTCAAGGATACCTCGCTTGTATCCATCATGGCCGTGCCGGACATCATGCAACGCGCGCGCAGCTTTGTGGGCACCACATATCTGTATTTTGAGACCTACACCATAGTGGCAATTATGTATCTGATTATCACTCTTGTGCTCTCCAAGGCTGTGAGCATCATGGAATCCAGGCTGAACTACTATGACGGAAAATAG
- a CDS encoding basic amino acid ABC transporter substrate-binding protein has translation MIRRLLLALVAVSLLCGQAMAAEKFVVATDCTWPPMEMLDANKQPEGFDVDFIKAVAKAAGFEVDVRNIAWDGIFGGVATGQYDIVASATTITEERQKQFDFSDPYYEVAQAVVLPAGKSIKTLADLKGKKVGGQIGTTGVFVIRKAGVTVDLKEYDDVGLAIQDMLGGRLDAVICDDPVALYYVNKKADTAGKLNISFKTEEKEYYGFTVRKGRPDLVEKLNKGIKAVKASGVEAQLLQKWMGASN, from the coding sequence ATGATCCGTCGTCTGTTGCTGGCCCTTGTTGCCGTTTCCCTTTTGTGCGGCCAGGCTATGGCTGCTGAAAAATTTGTTGTGGCCACCGACTGCACCTGGCCCCCCATGGAAATGCTGGATGCCAACAAGCAGCCTGAAGGTTTTGATGTGGACTTCATCAAAGCTGTCGCCAAGGCTGCCGGCTTTGAAGTTGACGTGCGCAACATCGCCTGGGACGGCATTTTCGGCGGTGTAGCCACCGGACAGTACGACATCGTGGCCTCCGCCACCACCATCACTGAAGAACGTCAGAAGCAGTTTGACTTCTCTGATCCCTATTATGAAGTGGCCCAGGCTGTGGTGCTGCCCGCAGGCAAGAGCATCAAGACCCTGGCCGACCTCAAGGGCAAGAAGGTCGGCGGCCAGATCGGCACCACCGGCGTGTTCGTTATCCGCAAGGCTGGCGTGACGGTTGATCTCAAGGAATACGACGATGTGGGCCTGGCCATTCAGGACATGCTGGGCGGACGCCTTGACGCCGTTATCTGCGATGACCCGGTTGCGCTCTACTACGTCAACAAAAAGGCCGACACCGCCGGCAAGCTGAACATTTCTTTCAAGACCGAAGAAAAGGAATACTACGGCTTTACCGTGCGCAAGGGCCGCCCGGATCTGGTGGAAAAGCTGAACAAGGGCATCAAGGCCGTGAAAGCTTCCGGCGTGGAAGCCCAGTTGCTCCAGAAATGGATGGGCGCTTCCAACTAG
- a CDS encoding basic amino acid ABC transporter substrate-binding protein, producing the protein MFRRVILALITLALLCGPAAAAEKFIVASDCTWPPMEMLDANKQPEGFSTDYLRAMGKAAGFEVEVRNIAWDGIFGGVATGQYDIVASSVTITPEREKQFDFSAPYYEVVQAVVLPAGKSIKTLADLKGKKVGGQIGTTGIFVMRKANANADIKEYDDVGLAIQDLVGGRLDAVICDDPVAMYYVNKKPDTAGKLNISFKADEKEYYGFTVRKGRKDLVEKLNKGIAAVKASGEDRKIAEKWLGKSN; encoded by the coding sequence ATGTTTCGCCGTGTTATTCTTGCCCTGATTACCCTTGCCCTGCTCTGCGGGCCGGCGGCCGCCGCCGAAAAATTCATTGTTGCCAGCGACTGCACATGGCCCCCCATGGAAATGCTGGACGCCAACAAGCAGCCTGAAGGCTTCTCCACAGACTACCTCCGCGCCATGGGCAAAGCCGCAGGCTTTGAGGTTGAAGTGCGCAATATCGCGTGGGACGGCATTTTTGGCGGTGTGGCCACCGGACAGTACGACATCGTGGCTTCCTCGGTGACCATCACCCCCGAGCGTGAAAAGCAGTTTGACTTCTCCGCTCCTTACTATGAAGTGGTTCAGGCCGTGGTGCTGCCCGCTGGCAAGAGCATCAAGACCCTGGCTGACCTCAAGGGCAAGAAGGTCGGCGGCCAGATCGGCACCACCGGCATCTTTGTTATGCGCAAGGCCAATGCCAACGCGGACATCAAGGAATATGACGATGTGGGCCTGGCCATTCAGGACCTCGTGGGCGGCCGTCTTGACGCCGTTATCTGCGACGATCCGGTTGCCATGTACTATGTGAACAAAAAGCCTGACACCGCCGGCAAGCTGAACATTTCGTTCAAGGCCGACGAAAAGGAATACTATGGCTTCACCGTCCGCAAGGGCCGCAAGGACCTGGTGGAAAAGCTGAACAAGGGCATTGCCGCTGTGAAGGCTTCTGGCGAAGACCGCAAAATTGCTGAAAAGTGGCTTGGTAAATCCAACTAA
- a CDS encoding NYN domain-containing protein encodes MARFTGFDEVFSALYVDFDNIYTRFLEIDPEAARAFGSVPYRWVRWIENHALRILYGEGVRRRILKRMCYLNPQRYQEYRNPFIRSAFQVVDCPPLTTRGKTSTDIHLVMDCMDDLSHSTHFDEFIILSGDADFTPLLIRLQEHARRTLVLSVGYSSPAYTAAASWRIREDWFLQQALRDERADDVDDQPIPVAPAPSIARTAHVAPPAPEKNPDDEDEGPAPGNAW; translated from the coding sequence ATGGCCAGATTTACCGGTTTTGACGAAGTATTCAGTGCTCTTTACGTTGACTTCGACAATATTTACACCCGCTTTCTTGAAATTGACCCCGAGGCTGCCAGGGCCTTTGGCTCTGTTCCATACCGGTGGGTGCGCTGGATTGAAAACCATGCGCTACGCATTCTGTACGGCGAAGGCGTGCGCCGCCGCATCCTCAAACGCATGTGTTACCTCAACCCCCAGCGCTATCAGGAATACCGCAATCCCTTCATCCGCAGCGCATTTCAGGTGGTGGACTGCCCGCCGCTGACCACACGCGGCAAAACCAGCACCGATATCCATCTGGTGATGGACTGCATGGACGACCTTTCCCACTCCACCCACTTTGACGAATTCATCATTCTTTCCGGCGATGCGGACTTTACCCCCCTGCTCATCCGCCTGCAGGAACATGCCCGCCGCACCCTGGTACTTTCTGTGGGATATTCTTCGCCCGCCTATACGGCTGCGGCATCCTGGCGCATCCGCGAAGACTGGTTTTTGCAGCAGGCCCTGCGCGACGAGCGCGCCGATGATGTGGACGACCAGCCCATTCCTGTAGCGCCCGCACCATCCATTGCCCGCACCGCGCATGTCGCGCCGCCAGCCCCCGAAAAGAATCCTGACGACGAGGACGAAGGCCCAGCGCCCGGCAATGCGTGGTAA